The following DNA comes from Nicotiana sylvestris chromosome 10, ASM39365v2, whole genome shotgun sequence.
CTGCAGCCTCCATGTTTAATAAAACAAACTCTAAAGCCATGTAAAACCTACCAAGAATAGCATGCCACCCCCTAAGAGAATATCAACATGTATACTTACAGTGCTCAAAATGTTCAAGATTTAAGCTTTTGTATATTTTGCATTAAGATCCttataaatagaataaataaaataaaaaagaatttagAATCTACAACACAGAAGACCCTGCCTCCAACCCTTTTGTTTCCGTAAACGCCTCCTTTCTGCCTTTGCCATTCTTATTGGACTGCTATTCCATTCATTTTGTAAGctgcaaaaagaaaaggaaaatgttAATCACAAGTTACTAATCAGGATTAAATGGAAATGAAAAGGAAACTTAAgtagaaatgacaccaggtagCCACTCTAAAGGGCTGCTATTAGGAATTAGTCGGTGCGTCCTGAATTTCAATTTTTCAGGACAAAAATGTTCTGAGTTGTCCTGAAGTTAAGACTTTTAGTTTAACTTTTCAGGATAAAATAAGTAATGGCTAATCTCTGAATAGCATCCCTGAGAATGACTATCTGTGCACTTGCCAGAAACTTAAAGCATGAGAAGTAGCAAAGCATTACACTGGGAAGGCAAAGGATCTGGCACTGGTTGTGCTGGCATCTGATCGAAGAGAGATGCTCCCAGAATACGCTATAGGCCCCGAGTAAGTAATAGAACCTGATGCAGGAATTACAGAAAAACTTGCCTCTCCATCAGCAAAATGACCTTGGTCACCTGGTGGAAAGTTATCAGAGAGTTTATCTTCAAGATTAGccacattttgggatttttggtgaAGATTGTCAGCAGTATTGTCCACAATGTTATGAGCTTGACTAGCAGCTGAAAGACCATCAGAATTACCATCCTTGTGAACGGCGATGACCTTTGACATGAGAGAATCTTCAGGCAAATTTTCAACACCTTTTTCCTTGCTTTTGTTGGAGTCTGGCTTGGTCGAGTTGAAGTCGAAAATACTAGCTCCAGTTTCCTTCTTGCTATTGTGAAGTACGTTGGAAGCTGGACCACTCTTGTTTGTCTCATCAGCTGCAGAGACCACTGCAGTCTGGCTTTTCAAAGTTGCTTGCTCAGAAGGCATCTGCAGTTCAAGAAACTAAATCCTCAACAAATTGTCAACCAAAAGAATGTGTCCATATACGCCTATACTAATAGGCCGATCTGTAAATATAATAGCAACATACCTGATCAGGTTGCAGAGCAGAATGATCACCATCAGAGTTAGTTTTTTGAGAATTATTAACTTTGGACTCCTCCAAACGAACCACGTTATTAGGAGATGATGCCTTTTCTGATGCATTAGTAGCTTTTCCATTTGCAGTACATTTTGAGCCAAAAATCATCATCAGATCCTCAAAATAAGAATCCTTATCAGCATTTTTGTTGGCATTATCTTCTGCGGAGGGATTGAAACAATTTGGAACGAGTGCTCCAGTAGCCTCTTGTTCTATATCACGAGTCATAGCATCCTTCTTGGAGTCTTCGACAGATGAAACTTTCGACACAGATGAAGTGAGCGACCCCTCATCGACACTTTCCCTTGTGTTGCTCTGCTGGTCTTCATCAGCACCAACAGAAACGGACGTGCTAGGTTGATCATCTTTCCAGCTTTCAATTAGAACTTTATCGACTGCAGGTACGCCTTCATCCATGCATATATCTTTAACAATGTTAAAATTACTCTCTCTGTAGCAAACTGTCAATTCAGGCAGATCATGATCGGTGACGCCTTTATCGCTATATAAATTTGTGTTATTCTCAAACAACTCTGAGTGAGAGGTAAAAGGCGAATCAGATTTTATGGTTTTATTTTCTTTGTGATCAAGGAAATCAACAATCATGGAGCACTCGTATTCTGGAATATTCCATGGCTGATCTCGATCTTTTGTATCACATTCAAATGGATTTCCACCCCTCTTGGTATTGATGATATGCGACAAGCTTCCATTTTGATCATCCGTCATACTTGCAGCATCAATTTCATTTGTGTTACTTAAGGGAAAGTCACAGGCAAAAGGATTTCCACCTCTCTTGTCAGCGATTACTTTGGACATGTCTACATTTTGATCGTCCCTCACACTAGAAGCTTTAATTTCATTGTTGTTATCAAAAAATATAGAATCATCAAGTTCAGGAACTTTCCAGAATTCATTTCCATCTTCTCTGTCACGAGCCAAAGGGTCTTTGCTATTGTCATGGACATTTGTATTCGCAAAGTTTTTTGTTGGAAAACCTAAAGAATCTTCCTCCTTGTAACCATTTGAATGACTTAATATCCCATTCTGACTTCCCTTCATGTTAGGCTTCTCTTCAGCTGTGTCAAGGACGCTGTTGTTGCATTCAAATGTTTTAGAATCATGCACAGAGACTAGGTTTGAATCACAAAACAGAGGATGGTTATCTGCAGTCGAATTTAACTTCTCAATGCAGGGATCAAGATTTGTAGGAATAATACATTAAAAACTATCAAAAAAACTCCCAAAGTAAATATATCTTAGAAATAAAGGAGTACTATAAGAAAACATTGACATTTCAACATTTATCAAGTGAATTTTTATTACTTGAAACTAAAATAGGAAAACAAAAACGTCGGTTGAGCACTATGTTACAATGATTCTTCAATTTCCTTAGCATACCCATGTTAATCAGGTTTGATACGAGTACTTTCgtgttttttttttaactttgtaCTTATTTTCAAAACACCCTAAAAATTGCCAAAAAAACTGCAGTGCACAAAGAAGAAACAGGAGCTCGAGTACACACCAGATTTCATGGTTTGCATCAGCTGGTAGAGTCTGGAGAATTCTCAAAAGCTGTGAAGCAAACATCAAAGTAGCCAGGAAGAAACACAGACTCAGAAACCTGTGTCAATAtaaatttcaagaatatatatataagaacattgGTTTAAATCTCCTGCAATCTCCACTCAGATTTTAGCACATGCCCAGCATAATTTTGAAGAAAATGCTAGAGTATTTACTGCTTAACAGCCCAAATGACACTAATAATACTGAAAATAGTGGCCAAGAATGCCACATGAAGCAAACTTGGGCTCAACAGGTTAGAGATACCACTACGGCAGAGTATTCCACGTCCACGTAGGGTCCGGCAAAGGGTCACACCCAAAGAGTGCGGGTTTGAGATACCACTATCTAATATAAATCAACCTTTAAAGTTTAATGATCCGTTTAGTGGTGGATCTACTAGACACAGCGAGTTCAACAGACTGTATATGTGtgtgagaagaaaaaaaaattggcaCATATATAAAGAGTAGAACCTCACTGACTATAAATCCTGAATTGCTTACAGTGAATTGATGAATAATTAAACACAACTagaagaaagttcaaaataactaaAATTCAATTCAAGCGAATAGTTCAACCTCATGGCCAGAAAACAGGTAAGGCTCAGACTTGTATGCCACTCATAAGTTAATAGTCTCTTCAACATAGGATTCCCACTTTTTTGCAGAAACTCAAAGAAACCAAAAGGTGCTAAATCATCTCAATCATAAGATGcccataatttaaaataaaacaaagTGAAATCAGGACCTCatctttattttatctttttgtgactttctttcatttaattttttttctgtCAATAAATAGTGAATTTGAAGGAGAGCCTTGGCATAACTAGTAaattgttgtcatgtgaccaggagctCACGGGCGTGGAAACAACCACTTGGAGAAATgctaaggctgcgtacaatagaccctggTGGTCCGGCCCCTCCCCAGACCCCGTGTATACCGAGATACACGAGAGCTTAGTACACCGGACTGCCCTTAAATAAAAAGTGAATTTATGTTTCAATGGCAAAAACCACAAGGAATCTTAACTTTGTCCAATTTTGAAAAGGACAAGAAATGGTCACCCTTTTGAAAAATTTGTCCAAAGCTCAAATGAGTTCATATTTAAAGATCAATCACCACCATCCTTTTTGTTATTTAGCTAAATTACCTAATCATTTCTAACTAGATCTGTATTCTAATTCTTTAATTCCAAAATCTCTTCATAAAAAGTTaaccaaaaaaatttaaaaagaaaaagatttcCTCAGAATGATACATTCTGACAGGTTGTCATTGGATCCCAAGAAAATTCACAATCTCATAAACCATATAAAAATAATtacttttaaattatttaatcAAATGATTATTAATCAAATGATTAGCATATAACTTTACCTGGCTAAAAGTGGATCAAAAGAATTTTCCTCTTTATCCCTTTAGTACAAAGTTCTTCTTCTGCAAAACATAAAAAACACCAAATTTCATCACATTAAATACATAAATAGAACCTCACTACTTtaaaaaaaacatgaaatacGAGAAAAAAATCCAATCTTTGCCATGAAAATTGAAAACCCAACTGAAGAATCAAAGTAAATATGAACCAAAGATGTGACACACATAAAAGTGGCAAATTTCATCAAATTAAAGAGATAAATACTAACCTTAGTACTTCAAAAAGAATCTTAAAAAAGAATGAAATACGAGTAAAAATCAAATCTTTGctaaaaaaattgaaaacccaACTGCAGAATCAAACTAAATAAGCAGATCAATCTAAAGATTTTAACAACAATCCTAATACACAACAAATTCgaaaaattaaaatagaaaaaaaaaacaccTTAATTTGTCTTgttatgaagaagaagaagaagaagaagaagaatagagATGAGATGGAAGTCGGACAGTTAATATACACTCAGGTTATAAAACGACAAAGATCATGCCGTTTTATTTTGCTTCTTTGAAGAAATATAGAAAGAGAGAAACTGTATGTGAAGTTAGAAAACGCAATGGATGTGAAAGAAGAATAGAGAGAGTGGGAAGCCAGCAAATATTAACACAGGCTGTGTTACACAGCTCCCCAAGTTTACATAAAAGGTCAACTCTTTCtctatatgtatatgtatatgtatatgtatacagAAACATATATATCTGAAAAAATACAGTGTGCAATTAATGTAAGGATACTTATCTTACATGATGGTGTACGTGAAAAAGAGAGAACAGTTGGTGGTGGTCATAACTCATAAAGGTGCAACCCACGAAGAGGAGCTTATAAAAAGACATTAATTATTGTTGTACACTCAATACATAAAGggggaaaaagagaaagaaaaacaaaaataaaagaataagTATATATTTATATTCGAAAAGGGCGGCAGAGTTACCGGAAAAACAGATCAGCCGATTCAATACTCCGGGGACAGAGCAGTATTAAATCAAAGGGATTAGATCCATAACTAATACTGTCGTAATAAAAACTGCAATCTAAAAAAGAAACTGTAATGGAGAGAGGGGTGGGGGTAGGGGTCTGACAATGGAATCTTGGAGAAGATCAGAAGAATGGAAGAGCTgactttgttttatttttatggaGAGCAAAAGGACAAGAGATGGTCAAAAAGGTTGGTGAATTGGATTGGAGCTGTTTGGTTGTGATTTCTcacatttttgtttcttttcccttatattttcattaaaaatataatatttggtgggctgcataaaaattaaaaagtattTCTGTATAGGATTTTCGTGtaactattttttctttttgaatttatcctaaaataatattttttatatttaaaaataaattaattttaattttattatattaactatatataaaaaaaaattgcactATCAAATTAAATTGATCTATAAGAgatcgtttggtagggtgtataatgATAGTACTAAATTGATGTTAGTTATGCTGTAATTATTTCTTATCAACTGTTTGGTTTGGTGTATTAAAGATTGTGAAATGGTAGTTATACCTTTATTCATGTCTATTCATGTATTAAAACCCATAATATTACTAATAACATGATTTGATATGTACAAATATAGTAGTGAATAAAGTGTATAACTGCCAAACAAGAGATCAATAATACTAAGGCTACTATATGTATTATCTTCCCTAATatatcctaccaaacgacccctaaaagtCAGTAACCATTAATATATGGtaacttcaaaaataaaaaattaatatgCTATaacctaattaaattatattaaTATGTAAAAAATTTACGAATGTATTCATCTTAAACACTTTAAATGGTGGGTTTTAAAATCGACAACAATAACATATTGAGTGTGATATTATAAATGAGGTTTGGGGACGGCGGAAATACACCGACCTTATCCTTACCTTTTGTGTGGCAGAGAAGTTAATTTTGAAAGAGAGGActctaaaatatttaaaaaaaaaaaaaaaagatttactAATGACTTGTAAGCTAATCTTCAACCAGATGTTGTCCATTATTTCCTTTTTGTGAtgttcttttccttttctgtttttgcTCAAGCCAATATTCTAAACATTTTTTCTCTTTATAATAATACTATTATTTTCTCTATTCTAGGGATTTCTTTTCTGAATCATTTACTCTAATGTGGTGGTAGCTGTATTAAATGTCTATCGAGTGACCACTTCTGTTGCTCTGAATGTTTGTTAATTCATCAAATCAACACcatattttgttttatttcccaGTACGTATAATTAATTCCcttaacaaattaattaaagaatGTCAATGTCTGATATCGACAACACCTATCTGTCACATGTTGACATTTAAAACCTAACGTTCAAACATGTAAAATGATTATGCAAAATGTTCTTTCAATCATATGAAGTATAGTAATGAAGATTGAAAGATTACCAACTTCTGCTTTATCTAATGTAGATGGAGCAAAAAATTAACTCAAATTTCAATGATATGTGCAAGTTATAAGGTTTTCCATTGCAATGCTACATCTAATTTCGAAATTTCTTAATTTATATTGTCAAAATTAAAAAATCCTGTAACGACCTGACCCgccgttttgagtttttgcactttgatcgtcagttctcgggcatgacttgccccgtgtgatgtattatgaccgatgtaaattgttggttttggttttcacggaaatcggtatgaatttgaaagaatagtctcagttgaaaggtttgaccaagagttgacttatttgtatatgagctcggatcggaatttttatgatttggttagctttgttgggtgatttatgaaaTCCTTGTTACACATCTCTTTTTTATAGGAAATCttttacacactcaacctttcaAAAGTATGTCTAAGACACACTACTTTTGACCAGATAGCGCTTGCGTGTTTACACACGAAAGAAACGCGTAAAACCAgtaaaaaatcatattttttgtCTCCCCCACAGAAACCCCTCCCCTCCCTCTGGTCTTCTTCCTCACCATTCTCCCCCTCATTTTCTTCCACCAAAaagttttttttgaaagaaaatatcgATTTTAGATCTAAAATTGAGCGAAATTTGTTGGTTTATTgtgaaaattatttatttgtgATAGATTTAAAAGCCTTAACATTAGTATTGAAGGTTTGGTGGAAAAATCTAGAATCCACCATTGTTGGGGTATCAAAAAAAAGCTTAAAAATTTAATTGGGTCTTGTTGATTATTGGGTTATTGAACTCAATTTGTTGCTCGATTATTTTTGGCTAGTTGTTTCGATAGTGTAGTTGAATTTTGGTATTATTGGAAACTTTCTCACAAACAATCATGGTGGTAGCAATAATATAATGGTGCTTAAGATAGACAATGGAAAGATGAAGAAGAtggattttaattttaatttctattattcttttcctttttaaagtCAATGATACGTGTCGCAATCTTGTTAGGGTGTGAATTTCACGTTATCTGAAAAATTGGTCAAGCACAAAAGTGATGTGTCTTAGATATACTTTTGAAAGGTTGAGTGTAAAAAGTTACCCGTGAAAGAGAAGTGTGTAACAGGAATTTCTCTACAAGATTGAtgggtaaactatgtattttgcctaaaatatttgaaataagttCTAATAACaacataataataatatatatatttttggatgAGCTGAGTTACTTCTAGTTTAGATTTTAAAGAAACAGAAGATGAACAAATATTAGCATGGACGGTCAGTTTCGGTTCTAGTGATAATCTAATTGCATTTTGGGACTTTTATTAAGAAACaattaggcaaaatacataagttggcaCCCGAACAATGGATCAAATCTCTGTTACACATTTTTTATGGGCAAAAATAAtattacacactcaaccttttaAAAGTGTGTCTAATACATACCACTTTTTTCTTGACCACTTTACCTAAATATGGGTAATGTCACGCACCAATAAGGTCGTGACACGTGCcattaacataaataaataaaacaaaaaatataaaattacacATATACCCTCATCTTCTCCAACCCCATCTCTTCCACCTCCATCTCCTCCTCCATGGACCACCCGAAAAACTAGAACACATAATTCAACCCAAAAATTAGGAGCCCAAGTGATTTAATCCCAGAAAGAAATAAACATCAAAAGCCAATAAATCATGACTCACACCACCGTATCATCACCACAACAAGGCCATTGTTCAAAAAAAAATGTAACAATGGCAAATGTAGATCgaaaattgattttggaggtctggtgtagaattaggcttgaattggcgaaattaatattttggcgatttccggtcgataggtgagattttgattcgagagtcggaatggagttccgagagttgttgtagcttcgttatgtcatttggggtgtatgcgcaaaatttcaggtcattcggacgtggtttggttgggtttttgatcgaaagcatatttcggaagtttttagaaaacttaggcttgaattcgatgtgaattgatggatttgatgttgtttgaagtgttttgatgattgaaacaagtttgaataaagtattgggtcatgttcgtgcatttggttgaggtcccaggtggcctcggggtgatttcggatggctaacgggaagttttgAGTCTTGGAAGGTTGCAAAAAATTGTAGCAGCAGTTGCAGACAAATTTggtcatcgcgatcgcgggaggTCCCTCGTGATCGCGTAGAAGGTTTTTGGAAGGCGGGTGTtttgcccttcgcgttcgcggttgAGGGTCCGTGTTCGCGGAAGGTAGTGATCTGGTGCTTCGTGATCGCATCGTATGGCTCGCGTTCGCGTATGAGACTTTGGAGTCTAGGTGagattgctcttcgcgttcgcatgtaTGGTCACGCGTTCGCATAGCTTTGTGTGTGGAAGCTTCGCGTTCGCAGAGCTgctgttgtaagcacgtgatttttgaccctccccgaggattttcacattttttttagcataaatatgtaattgggtctaatacagtcattttaactattttactttatttcgttgcaaaaagaaaaattacaaaaatatatatataaattttagtttatgtatttctcataaacttgaaaaatacaaaaattgtactttattttggtactttatataaattcaaaaattacaaaaaatataattctattaatgttttgtagtcgttttaattttggaaaaatactaaaaaaatattactttatattttgtctttataaaaaaaacgaaaattacaaaaaatagttttattaatattttatagtcattttaactttgaaaaatacaaaaaatattacttcatattttatcttaatatttacgaaaattacaaaaaatagttttattaatattttgtagctattttaaatcttgaaaaatatttaaaaagatatagttttgttaaatactagtcttattttttttggtagttattttgcttacataggactagttaagcaacgtgttcctatttctcgggtccgggcaaaagaataatgtTCGGGTTCAAAtcacccgcttttaggcctaatttcggacctagcccataataatccgagtccaccacacatgaggggacacgcgtggggaacacggacgaaaCACGATACACGGGGAAcaccaccacgcgtgggggacacaagtctcgaaccccaccacgcgtggggctcatttgtcTTGGCAAAAATTATACAAATGCACGGACAAACAAGCCAAGAGGGAGgacttttttttgaaaaattggaGAAGAGACTACTGtagatcttcttcttcaaaagaagaagaagaaaaaaccctactgAGCCTAGTCCCAAAACCAGTGGAAACCATTTCCCTCCGTCACCTTCACCAAACGTCTGAAACCACCTGCTGA
Coding sequences within:
- the LOC104215334 gene encoding uncharacterized protein isoform X2; the encoded protein is MFASQLLRILQTLPADANHEICVLDTAEEKPNMKGSQNGILSHSNGYKEEDSLGFPTKNFANTNVHDNSKDPLARDREDGNEFWKVPELDDSIFFDNNNEIKASSVRDDQNVDMSKVIADKRGGNPFACDFPLSNTNEIDAASMTDDQNGSLSHIINTKRGGNPFECDTKDRDQPWNIPEYECSMIVDFLDHKENKTIKSDSPFTSHSELFENNTNLYSDKGVTDHDLPELTVCYRESNFNIVKDICMDEGVPAVDKVLIESWKDDQPSTSVSVGADEDQQSNTRESVDEGSLTSSVSKVSSVEDSKKDAMTRDIEQEATGALVPNCFNPSAEDNANKNADKDSYFEDLMMIFGSKCTANGKATNASEKASSPNNVVRLEESKVNNSQKTNSDGDHSALQPDQMPSEQATLKSQTAVVSAADETNKSGPASNVLHNSKKETGASIFDFNSTKPDSNKSKEKGVENLPEDSLMSKVIAVHKDGNSDGLSAASQAHNIVDNTADNLHQKSQNVANLEDKLSDNFPPGDQGHFADGEASFSVIPASGSITYSGPIAYSGSISLRSDASTTSARSFAFPVLQNEWNSSPIRMAKAERRRLRKQKGWRQGLLCCRF
- the LOC104215334 gene encoding uncharacterized protein isoform X3, translating into MKGSQNGILSHSNGYKEEDSLGFPTKNFANTNVHDNSKDPLARDREDGNEFWKVPELDDSIFFDNNNEIKASSVRDDQNVDMSKVIADKRGGNPFACDFPLSNTNEIDAASMTDDQNGSLSHIINTKRGGNPFECDTKDRDQPWNIPEYECSMIVDFLDHKENKTIKSDSPFTSHSELFENNTNLYSDKGVTDHDLPELTVCYRESNFNIVKDICMDEGVPAVDKVLIESWKDDQPSTSVSVGADEDQQSNTRESVDEGSLTSSVSKVSSVEDSKKDAMTRDIEQEATGALVPNCFNPSAEDNANKNADKDSYFEDLMMIFGSKCTANGKATNASEKASSPNNVVRLEESKVNNSQKTNSDGDHSALQPDQMPSEQATLKSQTAVVSAADETNKSGPASNVLHNSKKETGASIFDFNSTKPDSNKSKEKGVENLPEDSLMSKVIAVHKDGNSDGLSAASQAHNIVDNTADNLHQKSQNVANLEDKLSDNFPPGDQGHFADGEASFSVIPASGSITYSGPIAYSGSISLRSDASTTSARSFAFPVLQNEWNSSPIRMAKAERRRLRKQKGWRQGLLCCRF
- the LOC104215334 gene encoding uncharacterized protein isoform X1; this translates as MQTMKSDNHPLFCDSNLVSVHDSKTFECNNSVLDTAEEKPNMKGSQNGILSHSNGYKEEDSLGFPTKNFANTNVHDNSKDPLARDREDGNEFWKVPELDDSIFFDNNNEIKASSVRDDQNVDMSKVIADKRGGNPFACDFPLSNTNEIDAASMTDDQNGSLSHIINTKRGGNPFECDTKDRDQPWNIPEYECSMIVDFLDHKENKTIKSDSPFTSHSELFENNTNLYSDKGVTDHDLPELTVCYRESNFNIVKDICMDEGVPAVDKVLIESWKDDQPSTSVSVGADEDQQSNTRESVDEGSLTSSVSKVSSVEDSKKDAMTRDIEQEATGALVPNCFNPSAEDNANKNADKDSYFEDLMMIFGSKCTANGKATNASEKASSPNNVVRLEESKVNNSQKTNSDGDHSALQPDQMPSEQATLKSQTAVVSAADETNKSGPASNVLHNSKKETGASIFDFNSTKPDSNKSKEKGVENLPEDSLMSKVIAVHKDGNSDGLSAASQAHNIVDNTADNLHQKSQNVANLEDKLSDNFPPGDQGHFADGEASFSVIPASGSITYSGPIAYSGSISLRSDASTTSARSFAFPVLQNEWNSSPIRMAKAERRRLRKQKGWRQGLLCCRF